In a single window of the Limnochorda sp. L945t genome:
- a CDS encoding sensor histidine kinase, with translation MTVFVTETWAQQGNDVGPLPGHEAELHELWWAHEVKTMLAVVQMSLAALQRKAPPVRELAAREIDTALASIRRATALVEGALGRPTFRLLEGEPLLVPGMLRSVASMIRSAADGRGESSGPVEVVERYDPSVPLIWGDRRLLEAAFVNLAINSLQAIGAEGGRIEFCVASTPAGLEVCVRDTGPGFARRGLPGLADPALRQLAGCSGTGLGLSIVRAAVYIHGGRLHIGDIEPRGAEVGIVLPVFG, from the coding sequence GTGACCGTTTTCGTAACGGAGACCTGGGCACAGCAGGGCAACGACGTAGGCCCGCTACCGGGCCATGAGGCCGAGCTCCACGAGCTGTGGTGGGCCCACGAGGTCAAGACGATGCTGGCGGTGGTCCAGATGAGCCTGGCAGCCCTTCAGCGCAAGGCGCCGCCGGTGCGGGAGCTCGCGGCCCGAGAGATCGACACGGCGCTGGCCTCCATCCGCCGGGCCACGGCTCTCGTGGAAGGGGCCCTCGGCCGTCCCACTTTCCGCTTGCTCGAAGGGGAACCGCTGCTCGTACCGGGCATGCTGCGCTCCGTGGCTTCCATGATACGCTCGGCAGCGGACGGGCGGGGCGAGTCGTCCGGGCCCGTCGAGGTCGTTGAACGCTATGACCCCTCGGTACCCCTGATCTGGGGCGACCGCCGGCTGCTCGAGGCGGCCTTCGTCAACCTCGCCATCAACAGCCTGCAGGCGATCGGAGCGGAGGGCGGGCGCATCGAGTTTTGCGTGGCCTCCACGCCGGCCGGCCTGGAGGTTTGCGTCCGCGACACCGGGCCGGGCTTTGCGCGACGCGGCCTGCCGGGGCTCGCCGATCCCGCGCTCCGGCAACTCGCCGGGTGCAGTGGGACGGGCCTGGGGCTGTCCATTGTCCGGGCGGCCGTGTACATCCACGGCGGCCGGCTTCACATCGGCGATATCGAGCCCCGCGGCGCAGAGGTCGGAATCGTGCTGCCGGTGTTCGGGTGA
- a CDS encoding secretin and TonB N-terminal domain-containing protein: protein MQCRRLVILAVALVVGTSASVQAQLDKPGPATPKPPVQTQAAPPKQAPAQQPPAAQKQAPAPNQDADASPAEPLVSNVFVETYLTQALQDIAMQAGVNILVDPGAQGFVTLELKDVPLEKALAMVLAPNGLTFVKLDDRTYLIGKPDPKSPIFHQLSQTERVRLGYVTADEAKRLLSDYYTPYVRFDAETNTAVITAAPDLLKRIREDLQHIDQPAPQVLIDAVVSEVSDEARKQLGLDWGVTFTPDDAGRNRKYEAGFNLSQQGVFNVALQLPYELLIANLRKMEDAGKASIRANPRLTVLDGQSAEIFVGEDRYFKIVTGSDATPFTRLEAINVGVTLDITPRVAPGSYVTLVVKPTVSDVTGQVGDDLPVVSRRQISTTVRVKDGETLALGGLVQDSEQTVTSKVPLLGDLPLLRFLFSSTRTQRAKSEVVVFITPHLLESPGP from the coding sequence ATGCAGTGCAGGCGCCTCGTGATCCTGGCCGTTGCGCTGGTGGTGGGGACCTCCGCAAGCGTGCAGGCCCAGCTCGACAAGCCCGGCCCGGCTACGCCAAAACCGCCGGTGCAAACACAGGCCGCGCCCCCGAAGCAGGCCCCGGCGCAACAGCCGCCGGCGGCACAGAAGCAGGCTCCCGCCCCGAATCAAGACGCGGATGCATCCCCGGCGGAGCCGCTCGTCTCCAACGTCTTCGTCGAGACGTACCTGACGCAGGCGTTGCAGGACATCGCCATGCAGGCGGGTGTCAACATCCTGGTGGACCCGGGCGCGCAGGGGTTCGTCACCCTGGAGCTGAAGGATGTACCTCTGGAGAAAGCACTGGCCATGGTGCTGGCACCCAACGGGCTCACGTTCGTCAAGCTGGACGACCGCACGTACCTGATCGGCAAACCCGACCCGAAAAGCCCCATCTTCCACCAGCTCAGCCAGACCGAACGGGTCCGGCTCGGCTACGTCACGGCCGATGAGGCGAAGCGCCTGCTCTCCGACTACTACACGCCTTACGTGCGCTTCGACGCCGAGACCAACACCGCCGTGATCACCGCGGCGCCCGATCTGTTGAAGCGGATCCGGGAGGACCTCCAACACATCGACCAGCCGGCCCCGCAGGTGCTGATCGATGCCGTCGTGTCGGAGGTGTCGGACGAGGCGCGCAAGCAACTGGGCCTCGACTGGGGTGTTACCTTCACACCCGATGATGCCGGGCGGAATCGAAAGTACGAAGCGGGATTCAACCTGTCGCAGCAAGGGGTGTTCAACGTCGCGCTGCAATTGCCTTACGAGTTGCTCATCGCCAACCTGCGCAAGATGGAGGACGCCGGCAAGGCCTCGATCCGTGCCAACCCCCGGCTCACCGTCCTCGACGGCCAGAGCGCGGAGATCTTCGTGGGCGAGGACCGCTACTTCAAGATCGTCACGGGATCGGACGCCACCCCCTTCACCCGCCTGGAGGCCATCAACGTGGGCGTCACCCTCGACATCACCCCGAGGGTTGCGCCGGGCAGCTACGTGACGCTCGTCGTCAAGCCAACCGTCAGCGACGTCACCGGCCAGGTCGGTGACGATCTACCGGTGGTGAGCCGGCGCCAAATCTCCACCACCGTGCGGGTCAAGGACGGAGAGACGCTGGCGCTCGGGGGCCTCGTGCAGGACAGCGAGCAGACGGTCACCTCCAAGGTGCCGCTGTTGGGTGACCTTCCCTTGCTCCGCTTCCTGTTCTCGTCGACGCGCACCCAGCGTGCCAAGTCGGAGGTCGTGGTGTTCATCACTCCTCACCTCCTCGAATCGCCCGGACCGTAG